In Lolium rigidum isolate FL_2022 chromosome 3, APGP_CSIRO_Lrig_0.1, whole genome shotgun sequence, the genomic window GGATGGCGTTTACTCTCATGGCTTGCCCTTCCACTATTTCAGTGTACAACAACCGAGCTATGAGATTAGACGACAGGTTGCAATGATCATTGCGGATACTTGCAAGCTCACAACTATGCGGTACAAAGTCGCTCACACGCCATGTTGTGTCATACTTAGGAACATACCCATGCACCCTTCCGGGACAATTGATGTCCACACATTCCATCGTCAGGTATTTTCCAGATGACACGGTTGTTCTCAGCTGCCTCTGACTCGCCATTGCCCACTTAATTATTGCATCCTGCATATGTTGCTTCGACGGAAACATGGCCCCTACGGCGACACTGTTCTGGTGATACTCCCAGTTAGAATCAAGACCATCGTTGATTGTCATTGCAGATGAAAAGTTATGATTCCATCTAACAGGAATAGGCACCTCCTCCCCATCATCAGACTCATCGGAATCATCAGCATCACTTTCACCTTCTgtatcttcctcttccatctgGTTCTGCCTTTCACCTATCGCAGGCATGTGTTATGTACGAGCTAGATATCCAATCTTGTATtcagaaacctgtaacctcttATGATCAAGGAATAGAGAGATCTGAAGGGGAAATAGttctgtgttcttcttcttcttcctctggccaaggccaagttcctaggaaatccatccggaatccatcccaaccttaccaaaaccctcacccgaatcctctagcgcacattcggccccaacttaagccatcccatggcatctgtctgttcaccacgacgacaaaatccttgtcgcacttatcagctagcgtGAAACTGCCTTTCACTGTGATTGGCCCCTTGGGtacagggagtctccacaacatatatgtataatgtggtactgccataaacctagtaTAGGCGGGTCGCCCCAAtaaagcatgatactgtgacggggAGTCCAACACTTCAAATTCCAACCTCTCtcttctgtagttttctcgggttccaaactgaaggtCGAGAttgatccactacaagaaaagttgccatggccgacgaagttgaagtcgcgtcgtggttgctggtgtaccatggccgacgattttgggtctgtccgttgtgcatgtcaaaacattttttttctcgtttttgaggccacctagcccgacgNNNNNNNNNNNNNNNNNNNNNNNNNNNNNNNNNNNNNNNNNNNNNNNNNNNNNNNNNNNNNNNNNNNNNNNNNNNNNNNNNNNNNNNNNNNNNNNNNNNNccctagttgttcccggctctaccgtgttgaccgtctctgcccgcaagggggtttctgacgtcaacacatagtCTTATTATATTTATAAATTTGTAGAATATTAATGTAAAATTATATACATGATATATCTAACATTATGTTTTctagtgctatgatacagtatctatttAAAGTGATACGTTAGATTATTGCATATATAAAATGCATGATAATACCAATATACCCATTATAAGTAGTCTTAAATTAATAATTCCTGCACTGCAGTTTTATGTCAATTTTTTCCATGAGTAAACATGAAAATCTatattaaacaaaaaaaaaaatagaaaaacttAAATATAATTTAGGTGAAACCTAACATTTCCGCTTCTAGACACTGAATAACATTTCTAAGTAATGAAGCAGGAATCCATTCTCGCTCAAATGTGTAGATGCACTCATTATCCAAAAAacttattttaaaatgtcaaaaaaaattgaaaacaatTCTAGGTATACATTCGAACATTCTATGTCTGCTCATAAAGTTTCGCGAAAGAatgacattttttgtgacttaTGTAAAAAATGTATTTTTATGCTCCAAAATTTCTTCTCACGAGgcatttatttgtatttttacacTGCCCAGGAAAATATCTTTTCCCTATACTTTTGTGTACTAACGTAGTATGTTTGGATGTGCACCCAAAAAAATTCAGAATTTTTTAAGATTTTAAAATACATTAAAATGCAAGTTACATAATAGATACATTTAGACTTATGAGACAAAGCGCCATGTGCTGAATCTCCCTCCGTTCTTCAATACAAGACCACTATGAAAAAAAAATGTTATCAACATATAGCCACTAAGAGCAACTTCAATAGTATATAGCTACATTTTGGCTATAAGTGAGATGTCGTGTCATATATAATCAACCTATAACTAGCATGCCAATACTAGTTAGCTATGAAAATGCACTACATGGCACATCATTTACTCTCACAAAGTACTtatgagcacgtgctagagctggctcttccaTTAGAGCCCACTTCCCTTCTCCCTTCTTCTCGTTCCTCCAATTAAGCATTAATATAATAATCTGGTTCATATTAATTaacttaactttgtctaaatatATATGTATTTAGTAAATAAACGTGTCTAGATAATCTAggcaaagttgagtcaattaatttggatcagagGAGGTATTTAATCTTTCTAGCCTGCTGACTAATCTTTATTGTACTTTCTCTAACACAAATCGAGAAAAAATTATTAGATTTATACCTCGTAAAATAATGCTCATAAATGTAAATTTTGCATGCATCCATAGAAAAGAAGACACCACATGTAACGCGTTTAATTAACTTGGAACAAAGAGCATTTTTACCtacttaattttatttttttggtatCTAAAAAAGACTACTTATATTGGGAGTAACAtatgtagtaacatcacacatttcaagatATTTTGATGATATGACATGGCAAATAAATAATATAGACATTGATATGGTAACTagttatgttaccataacatcacacttcttaagacaagatgagtctataaCCGGCATTACATGATACCAAAGATATATTACtacgggagcggtgttttggaacatgggtgcatatgctccctatattttgaaatgcatcttacatatattttaaattttaaaaaaattgaaactaaaagttcgcacgtacatcttcatgtgctaagtgctcacaaagtcgtttcataaaaaattgacttatcatgtgacgtgtgtaaaaaagacaaaattcagtgctcaaaataatgcttttcacaagataaactttctcttttttatatagatcacacaaaatattggtttttcatgaaacttgacgaacacacgtatattatggagatgtacatgtagaattttttgtccaaatttttcgatattttgaaatatgatttttttgtagagggagcatacgcacccgggagctgaattgaatttccgtattaCTACTCACTATAAAGATAGTAACATAGATTTAGTAAATGTGCATGTTATCACTTCATGTCACTCCGCAATATAACTAGTCTAAGTCTGTGCGGGAatttaattcggctcccgggtgcgtatgcaccctcaaccaaaaaatcatatttcgaaatatcgaaagtttttaacaaatttttttacatgtacatcttcataatatatgttcgttcgtcaagtttcacgaaaaaccaatattttttgtggtctatataaaaaagagaaaacttatcttgtgaaaaacattatttttagcacatgATAAGTcgtttttttatgaaacaactttgtaagcgtgtagcacgagaaaatttacatgcgaattttatgttccaatttttttaaaatttaaaatatctgtaagatatattttaaaatagagggagcatatgctcccatgttccaaaacaccactccctgttTGTGGCCTTATATAGATAAAAGAAGTAGTATATCGTACCGGTAAGATATCACAGCCTAGATCCTCTCTCTGATTTGCCAATTAAAGATACCAAGATCGATCGGTCTGacagagtcaaagcaaagatcgaTCTGATTACGCACAAATCGATGTGGCAGATCAATAGATGGTCACGCATATATGCGCAGGAATCCTGTTATTAGTCTACTGATTGATCTAGTTGATGTGTACAGGGGTACCAGTCGAAGAGTACGGTCCTCGCTATAAAAGAACACGATCAATTTGCAGGCGACAATTATTATTATACTCGAGAGTATCAGCATATCAACGAAAATCCCATATCAACTTATCATTTTTGTCGAATCAATGGTAAttaattttttcgataaaaagtTATTGATATCACGATGATGCCAAATTATGtttagcctctgcaacaatgcaatACCCTAGTGACAATACGAATGCACAAtgttaaaaaagaaagaaaaactatATAAAAAAAAGTCCCACTAAAGTGAAAACATTTCTTATAAGAGCGGACGAAACACCGTAAAGACAATACTGAAATCCATCTTCTCCAAAAGcaatgcctccaagaaggaaatagtACAGAAGCATTATTATTGTCCTAATCATcgatcataggttttcaccccggAAAAAGTTCGCGCTCACAAAACAATGGCTAATTAATTAGCCTCTCAAAGAACGGCAAGTAGTACGAAGTAACACAATATAGTGTGTTTGGCCCGACGAAGCAAACCTAATTTAGACGGTTCCTAATACTGATTAAACATTTATTCTCACTATGCCACGGTTTGTGGTCTTAATGAGGTGCAACATAGGTTGTaaataagatttttttttctgttgcaaCTGAGCTTGCACATAATGAGATCACCAGTGTTAAGTTAATTATTACTCGACTAGAAGTGGTCACACCCTAATTTAAAGTGTGGTGGTACTACAAACCTAATGTTAATTTTGTATAGACGAAGAGTTAATTATAAACTAATTGATGAGTTTTGCGAAATGAACCGGGAGGCCGCTTGCATCCTAGATACtatctccgtcccaaggaataaggcgcacgcgtatttcaagacgaactttaaccataaaaattgagcaaaaaaatcttggttatattatatgtaattagtatcgttggattcgtattaaaaagcactttctaattaatacttagtcaaacaaaaaagcacgtaaaacgagggcgtcaTATCAGCATTCTTAAGTGTATAATCCACTACACATGATTGTCTGGAAGTAGTACATTCATCTCTTATGGTGTGGCCTCTTTTTGAAAAAAGTAACGACAGAGTAATAacttaattattatttttattatgaCAAAAACACGAATCGATTTTATCTTTAGGTCAGCTGCGGGAGAATCGGACTTCAAGTTTATTGATCCGGCtgtatcatcatcattgccagctATGATGTCAGTGCAACGAGGCGTCGAGCTTCCCTAAGATGTCATCTGCTGTGATGTTGAAACCCTCGTCCATCTGAAAAGAAACACACTGTCGACCAATTAATAAAGGAATTTTTTTATTTGTCCAGACCCCCTTGGTTAAATATGTATGCAGTGTTAGTAGATTGATTATCGAAATGGAATATTTGGCTGataattaaaccattcatgtagtACATCTGCAAATTAATACTCCTTTCTTTTCATACTTTATGGTTCATTAGGTTACAAGATTTTTGTAATTAACATGTACTTCCTCTGCTCCATAATTTTTATCgtgattttagttcaaatttaaattaaaatCACTAAAGAATTATGTAACGGAGAGAGTAGTTGTATGTTAAAAATTGTTGGCCGTAACCTTGTCTTAGTGAAATCTAATAAAGGAAGGAATCTGAGGGAGAGCAGTATCGAAAAGAGCAGATGTTTTTTCGCAAAAAGAACAGAGCAGATATTTAGCTCCAGGGATCTTTTGGTTCTAATTGTTCAAGTAAAGTGAGAAAAAAAAATAGTAACAAGTCATGGAGTACCGGACTTGCCTTTGCCATGATAGTTATGTTCACAGTGCAAGCCGGGAAGGGGATGGCATTGGTGTGCGTGATCCTAAGGCGAAGACCCTCGACCTCAGTGAGCAACCTGGCAAGCAGCCCCTTGCCGTCCTCGCAATGGATCTTCACCATGACGGTGCTGTTCGAGATCCTCGCCTCGATCTCCGGCAGCGAGCTCCCGGTCGTTGCCGTGCCGTCAGGTTTTGTGGCGATGCAGGGCCTCTTGACAAGCACAACCGGTTCGACGGTCCTTAGGTTGCGGTCCTCGAGCTCCTTGAGCTTCTCCTGCTGCTCCTTGACGTACCTCACAGCGTCGGACAGAATCGTCGCCTTGTCCATCTGGACGATATTAATTAATTTGGTCAATGAGTTGAGCTGAAGTTTTTTCCCGTCCAAAGAAAAACGAACTGAGCTGAAGTGATACTGTACAAGATTGTGAGAAATGTGGAGTCGAAATTTGGGATGAGGACCTTCTTGAGGCCGGGGATGACGGTGGAGAGCTCGATGAATTGACGGTTGATCTTCTCGCGGCGCTTCCTCTCAGCCATGACGTGTTCCTGCACGAACGGCTCCGGTGATGACGTGTGCCCCGTCCCCGTACAGGCGGCGCTCTTCGCGGAGCGTTTCCTTGAGGCGGGCGACCTGTACGCCGGCTCAGGCACGTCGAGCGGTCGTGCGCGAGCGGTGGGCGTGGCCTCGTCGTGAATGCTCGGCTGCGCCATGGTGGAGGTGAAGTTCCAGCTCACGGGTGGGTAGGTTGTGCTACCGACGCTGCAGTTGGACGACCAGCCGTCGTTCTCCACGACCGCGGCGCCCGGCGTGTTCTCACGGCCGCTGTCGCCTGAGCTCCAGCTGTCTGTGGCGCGGTGGTGGTTGCCAGCCTGTGCTGCGGCAGGGGCCGTGCCGTTCTGTAGCTCTGAGCAGCGGAGCACTTGAAGTGACGGGAAGACCTCGCCGGCGTCGGCGTaggcagcggcggccgccgggTGATGCTCGTGCTGCAGCGTCTCCATGGCCCACTGGATGAACATGGTCGAGTCTTCCATGCCGACGGACCTTCTGCTGGTACCTTTACATGATGAAATCACACACCAAAAGATGCATCGTGTGCAAATCCATTACGAAACACGGAACTGAACTTGGAACAGTCAGTGGGCAGCTACAGCAAGCTAGATTGACAGGGAAACAAGACGAGGCAGAGAA contains:
- the LOC124698808 gene encoding transcription factor bHLH18-like encodes the protein MEDSTMFIQWAMETLQHEHHPAAAAAYADAGEVFPSLQVLRCSELQNGTAPAAAQAGNHHRATDSWSSGDSGRENTPGAAVVENDGWSSNCSVGSTTYPPVSWNFTSTMAQPSIHDEATPTARARPLDVPEPAYRSPASRKRSAKSAACTGTGHTSSPEPFVQEHVMAERKRREKINRQFIELSTVIPGLKKMDKATILSDAVRYVKEQQEKLKELEDRNLRTVEPVVLVKRPCIATKPDGTATTGSSLPEIEARISNSTVMVKIHCEDGKGLLARLLTEVEGLRLRITHTNAIPFPACTVNITIMAKMDEGFNITADDILGKLDASLH